The sequence CGTCAAATGGCGAAGCACGTTCGCCGCTTCTTCGCAAGCCGTCCCTCCCTCAATCCAGAAACCAAGGAAAACACAATCATAAGCGGAAAGGTCTCCAGCCTCTTCAATAGGCTTTACGACAGTATCTCTGGGAAGCGCTCCTGCCATAGCAAGGGCAATCCTCTCCGTGTTTCCCGTACGTGATGAGTATGCGACAATCGTTTTCATGAAGAACTCCTCTCGAAAGAAGAAAGTTGAAACGATTTCATGCGCGGCAATGGCTGAATACAGGAAGGTGGGGGCCTTGCCTGCGGAACCCGGGGATGGGAAGGAACCTTTCTTTCATTCCTCCTCCCTCCAGAGCTCCGGGCAGATACAGCCGTGATGAACCCGATGGAAACCGAATGGATTTCCTGCATGGGGGATTGTCTATGCCGGGAGAGAGACGTCCCGGACCTGCATACGGGGGTATGTCGGGCAATTTAAATATCTCTATCAACAACTAAAGGATACCATAAAAAATGTAATTGGTGCTATATAATATTATTATAGGAGTTATGGACAAATCGAAAGAGATGGGCAATTACTGTACCATCTTTACTATACTATCTAAAAATGTAGTATAAATGTGGTATATTGGAAGAAAAGAAGTCAGGCGGAAATCCGCCGGAAGGAGGAATTATGTACCGCGTGCTTTTTGTCTGCCACGGCAATATCTGCCGTTCGCCGATGGCGGAATTCATCATGAAGGATCTGGTGGAGAAGGCAGGACTTTCTCAGGAAATCTTCGTTTCTTCGGCTGCCATGACGTCGGAGGAAATCGGCAATGACATGTACCCGCCGGCCAAACGAATGCTGACAGCGATGGGCGTGCCCTTCGAGAAAAGGAAAGCCCGCCGTATGACGAAGGCGGATTATGAGGAAAATGATGTCATCATCGGGATGGATGAGGAGAACTGGCGCCACCTGCTCCTTCTGACGGGCGGCAGGAAGGAAAAGCTGCACCTCCTGATGGATTACACGGACAGGCCGGGCGAGGTTGCCGATCCCTGGTACACAGGAGATTTCAAGGAAACGTACCGGGATATTCTGGACGGATGCAGGGGACTCCTTGCTGCTATTCGAAAAGATGAAGGAATGTAGAATTTCATAAGTTTTTCTTATAGAAAGATGGCCGGATTTGAATTGATTCGGCTGTCTTTTCTTTTTATACTTAAGGTAGGAAAGAATGCATTTGTTACGGCATCTGGAATGCCGGTAAGGGGGGAATAGACATGAAAGCAGGAGTATTTGTAGAACCAGGACGTGTCGAGGTCAATAATGAAGTGCCGATCCCGAAGGTAGAAGGCGAGAATGAAGCCGTGATCCGCGTGCTGCGCGCATGCGTCTGCGGTTCGGACCTCTGGTGGTTCCGCGGCATCAATCCGCGTCCGCATGGAAGCTTCACTGGCCATGAAGCCATCGGCGTCGTCGAAGAAGTCGGAAGCGCTGTCACGACGGTCAAGAAGGGCGATTTCGTCATCGCTCCTTTTACCCACGGCTGTGGCTGGTGCGCTGCGTGTCAGGCCGGCTTTGATGGCAACTGCCTGAACGCCCCGCAGGAAATGAATGCAGGGTATCAGGCAGAATATGTCCGCTTCAAGAATGCGGGCTGGGCCCTGATCAAAGTACCGGGCGAAGCTTCGGATTACACCGATGCCGATCTCAATTCCTTCCTGACACTGGCCGATGTCATGGCGACCGGCTACCATGCCGCCGCTTCGGCTGAAGTGAAGGAAGGGGATACCGTCGTCGTCATGGGTGACGGCGCTGTCGGCCTCTGCGGCGTCATTGCCGCCAGAATGCGCGGCGCCAAGCGCATCATTGCCATGAGCCGCCACATCGACCGCCAGGAACTCGCCCTTGAATTCGGCGCAACAGACATCGTCGCAGAAAGAGGCGATGAAGCTGTCGCCAAAGTCATGGCGATGACCCACGGCTCCGGCGTCGATGCAGCCCTTGAATGCGTAGGCACACAGCTCTCGCTTGATACGGCAGCCAAAGTATGCCGCCCGGGCGCCATCGTAGGACGCGTAGGCGTACCGCATGGAGAAGACGTCGATACCTCCATCCTATTCTGGAAGAACGTAGGATTAAGAGGCGGCGTTGCACCGGTTACGACCTATGTAAGAAACATCCTTCTCCCGGCCGTCCTGAACGGCACCATCCATCCTGGAAAAGTCTTCACCAAGAGATTCACCCTCGATGAAATCCAGGAAGCTTACGATGCCATGGACAGAAGAGAAGCCATCAAATCCCTCCTCGTCATCCATGATGCATAAGGGATGAAGGAAATGAAGGAATAAGGCAAATGAAAAAGGACTGCAGAATGAGCAATCATTCCCGCAGTCCTTTTCTATTTCTTATTCATCTTCATCATCTTCGAATTTGCTCTGCCAGAGCATTTCGTTGTACTTGTTCTGATAGAATTCCGCTTCTTTCTTTTCGCGCCAGAAGGAGCGGTCGTCGCAGATGGCGACCATTTCGTCTGCGATTTCTTCCATGCTCGGCATATCGGCATGGGTGAGGTAGTGGAGCATTTTTCCCATGGCGCGTTCGGTGCCAAGGCCGGCGGCGAGGGCGGTGCCGAATTCGGGCGGGTAGCCCATGGCGCTGACTTCCTTTTCTATTTTCGCGCGAAGGCGCTGTCTTTCTTCGTTATCTATGAAATGTGGTTCCATGAGGCCTCCTTGTTTCCCTTATCTTATAGGAAGAGGGCAGATTTGACAATAGATGCATAGATGCTCCCTTATGGTGTAAAATAGTAGGAAGAGGTCGCAGCATGCGGCTGAAAGAATGGGGGGATACCAAGATGGAAGATGTGAAAGATTTGCTGGGCCGGCTTTTGAATCGCGTCGACGGAAGCGGCATTTCCGATGAGGATCTGAACCGCCAGATCAATGCGATTTACAGCATTTACGCCAGCGCTGTCGGATCGGAACAGATCATCGTGCAGGCGAGCCGGTTCAACGCTTTGAAATATATTCATGACGAGAATCCGCGAATCCGGCTGATCGGAATGGAGAGGCTCATACTGGAGAGCCGCGAATACACGCACCAGCCAGCTGACGATGAGATCCCCGCCATCCTGGATAAACTGGAGGACAAGCTGGCAGAAATGCTGGCGCGCCAGGCGGTGGAAAAGCAGCTCGAGGAAAAGATCGCTGACCGCCTTGACGAACGTCATCAGGAATATGTGAATGAGATCCGTCAGGAAATCATTGAAGAAGAAATGGGCGAGGGTGAGTCTCCTGCGAACAGGAAGAAGATGGAAAAGCTCGAGGCGATGGACAAGGTGAAGCTGACTTCCACGGTCATGCAGGTCGTCCGTCCGCAGAGCTTGTCTGAAATCGTGGGGCAGGACCGTGCCGTGAAGGCGCTGGCTTCCCGCATCGCATCCCCGTATCCGCAGCACCTCATCCTTTACGGGCCTCCGGGCGTCGGCAAGACGACGGCGGCAAGGCTGGTCCTGGATGAAGCGAAGAAGCTTCCTTTCACGGCTTTCGGGGAGGATGCGCCATTTGTCGAATGTGACGGCACGACGCTCCGCTGGGACAGCCGGGACATGACGAACCCATTGATCGGTTCTGTCCATGACCCGATCTATCAGGGCGCGCAGAGGGATCTGGCGGATGAAGGCATCCCGGAACCAAAGCCGGGCCTTGTGACGGATGCGCATGGCGGCGTCCTTTTCATTGATGAAATCGGCGAGCTTGATCCGATGATGCTGAATAAACTCCTCAAGGTGCTTGAAGACAAGAGGGTCCATTTCGAATCGGCTTACTATGATGAAGATGCGCCGGGCATCCCGGAATACATCAGGAAACTTTTCAAGGAAGGCGCACCGGCAGATTTCATCCTGATCGGCGCTACGACAAGGGACCCGTCGGAAATCAATCCGGCGATCCGCTCGCGCTGCGCAGAAGTTTTCTTCGACCCGCTCCAGCCGGAGCATGTCATTGAAATCGTCAATCATGCAGCCGAGAAGCTGAAGGTGCACCTGGACGATGGTGTCGCCCGCCTCATCAGCGAGTACACGATGGAAGGCAGAAAGGCTGTGTCCCTTCTGGCGGATGCCTACGGGCTTGCCGTCTATGAAAAGGGGAGCGCCGATGCGCCTGTCATCACGCTCGATCTCATGAAGAAGACCGCGATGGCATCCCGCCTCTCCCCGTGGTATGACAAGGTGGCAAGCGACATTCCGAAGGTCGGCCATATTTACGGCCTTGGCGTTGCAGGGTACTGGGGAAGCACGGTCGAAATCGAAGCGACCGCATTCCCGGCAAGGGAAGAAGGAAAAGGGACGATCCATTTCAATGAAACGGCCGGTTCCATGGCCAAGGATTCTGTCGCAACGGCGGCATCGGTCGTGCGTGAGCTCACGGACAAGGTCCTTTCCGATTACGACCTCCATGTCAATATCGTGGGCGGCGGCAATATAGACGGCCCCTCGGCGGGCAGCGCCATCACGGCGGCGATCATTTCAGCCGTGGAAAAGATACCGCTCCGGCAGGACTATGCTGTGACAGGGGAAATTTCCCTCTCCGGCGAAGTGAAGCCGGTCGGCGGCGTGTATGAGAAAGCATTCGGCGCGCGTCAGGCAGGCATGAAGGGCATCCTCATTCCGGAAGGAAACCGTTCGGACATCGAGGAAGGGCACCTGGGCCTGACCGTCACGCCGGTGAAGAATATCCGGGAAGTACTCGACAAGATGCTTGTCAGGACACCCAAGACGGCAGGCGAGGAGCCTTTGCCGGTATAAGGAGGAATTGGTTTGGCAGATACAAAAAAACGCGGCCAGGGAGACTTTCGGCGTGAACCGAAGCCGGACACGAGCTCGATGATCCTGTCCCGCGTCCCGCCGCAGAATGTGGATGCGGAGAAGTCCGTCCTGGGCGCTATGCTCCTCGACAAGGATGCGATCCTTATGGCAGAGGACAAGCTGACGCCGGAGGATTTCTACCGCGAGGCGGATGCCGTCATTTTCAAGGCGATTCTGAACTTGTCCCACAGGGGCGAGCCGGCGGATATCCTGACGGTCACGGAAGAATTGAAGCGCATGGGGCGCCTCGACGATGTGGGCGGCGTTCTTTACATCAATGAACTCCCCATGAATGTCATTTCCCCGAAGTCCGTCGACCGCCATGCCGATATCGTGGCAGGCAAGGCCAAGCTGCGCCGCCTGATCGATGCGGCCGGCATCATTGCCGAAGAAGCGTATTCCGAGCAGGATACGGTCGAAGACATCACGGACAATGCGGAAAAGTCCATCCTCGAAGTCACGAGGGATGAGAGAAAGAGCGACTTCACGCCGATCGGTGAAGCCGTGCAGAACGAGCTGGAAGAAATTTCCAGGAAGTTCCGCAATAAGGAAACAATCACAGGCATTGCGACGGGCTTCCCGTCCCTGGATGCCCTGACGAGCGGTTTCCAGAAGGGCGACTTCATCATCGTCGCTGCCCGCCCGTCCATGGGTAAGACGGCCTTCGTCCTCAATATGGCAAAGAATATGAGTATTTCCTCGGCGCACAAGCATGTCGCCTTCTTCTCTCTGGAAATGTCCCGCGAGCAGCTCGTGCAGAGACTTCTTTGCTCCACGGCCCTGATTGACAGTGCAAAACTCCGTACCGGCCGTATTTCCACACAGAAGGAATGGGACCAGCTCGCCAATGCAGCCAGCGTCCTCATGGATGCGCCGCTGTATATCGACGACACGCCGGGTGTCTCGGTCTCCGAGATCCGCTCCAAGTGCCGCCGCCTCAAGGCTGAGCAGGGGCTCGACATCATCATGATCGACTACCTCCAGCTGATGCAGGCCAAGAGCACCGCAAGAAGCGGGGACAACCGCCAGCAGGAAATTTCCGAGATTTCCCGATCGCTCAAGAGCCTTGCCCGTGAGCTGAATGTCCCTGTCATCGCGCTTTCCCAGCTTTCCCGAAGCGTCGAAGCGCGTCAGGACCACAGGCCGTTCCTCTCCGACCTCCGCGAATCCGGATCCCTGGAACAGGATGCCGATATGGTCAGCTTCCTTTACCGCGAAGCGTACTACAACCGTGAAATCGAGGATGACGACCCGAGAAAGAATGAGACGGAAATCATCCTGGCCAAGAACAGAAACGGCCCGGTCGACACTGTGAAGCTCCACTTCGCCGGCCAGTTCACGCTGTTTTATGAAATCACGAATCAGGAACCGCCGCCCGATATGCAGTGATCCTGACCTTGGAAAGAGGGAAAAACTATGGATTTATTCGGACATGAGGATCCCGAAGACCGCCTGGCAAGGGAAAAGCAGATGTCGTATGCGTCGCATGAGGAAATCAAGCGCGCCATCGAAGCCTGCCATCGCTGCCACCTTCGTGATGAGGGAGGCCTTGGCCCCGTCCTTTCTACAGGCCCGGCCGATGCTCCGCTCATGATCGTCGGGGAAGGCCCGGGGCGTGTGGAAGATGATTACGGCGGACCCCTGATCGGCCCGTCGGGACAGCTCCTCGACAAAGCGCTCGCCTCCGTCGGCATCACACGCGACCATGTCTATGTGACGAATATCGTGAAGTGCCGTCCGCGCGGCAACCGCACGCCGACGATCGAAGAAGGCCATTTCTGCGGATCCATATGGCTTGCTGAAGAAATCCGGCAGGTCAGGCCGAAGGTCATCATCGGCCTTGGCAAAGTCGCCCTCCGTTTCTTTCTGGGAAGAGACGCGGGCATCGTCCGTTCGCGCGGACACTGGATCGACTACCACGGGATACCCGTCATGCCGACCTTCCATCCGGCCTACCTCCTGCGTCAGACCGGCCATGAGCTCGTCGAAGCCAAGTGGCAGGTCTACTACGACCTGAAAGCGGCGAAGGAAAGAGCTGAAGAAGCAGCGCCTGACTGGGTATGGAAGAGTGAAACACCGCCGAACCTTCTTGAGGAACTTGCCGGAGAGCGTGAGAAACGCCACGCGGGAGGGCCTCATTTCTGACAGAAAAATAACGGATGCATTCCTTTGACACAGGGCCGCCTTTGCGGTATCCTGTCAATATGTCGCAAGACATGGAATCCATCCGTTTCTTTATACCCGGGAAGGGTTTTCATAAAAAGGGGAAATTGCATTGCTGAAGAAAATCAT is a genomic window of Veillonellaceae bacterium containing:
- a CDS encoding low molecular weight phosphotyrosine protein phosphatase is translated as MYRVLFVCHGNICRSPMAEFIMKDLVEKAGLSQEIFVSSAAMTSEEIGNDMYPPAKRMLTAMGVPFEKRKARRMTKADYEENDVIIGMDEENWRHLLLLTGGRKEKLHLLMDYTDRPGEVADPWYTGDFKETYRDILDGCRGLLAAIRKDEGM
- a CDS encoding zinc-dependent alcohol dehydrogenase family protein; protein product: MKAGVFVEPGRVEVNNEVPIPKVEGENEAVIRVLRACVCGSDLWWFRGINPRPHGSFTGHEAIGVVEEVGSAVTTVKKGDFVIAPFTHGCGWCAACQAGFDGNCLNAPQEMNAGYQAEYVRFKNAGWALIKVPGEASDYTDADLNSFLTLADVMATGYHAAASAEVKEGDTVVVMGDGAVGLCGVIAARMRGAKRIIAMSRHIDRQELALEFGATDIVAERGDEAVAKVMAMTHGSGVDAALECVGTQLSLDTAAKVCRPGAIVGRVGVPHGEDVDTSILFWKNVGLRGGVAPVTTYVRNILLPAVLNGTIHPGKVFTKRFTLDEIQEAYDAMDRREAIKSLLVIHDA
- the lonC gene encoding Lon family ATP-dependent protease, giving the protein MRLKEWGDTKMEDVKDLLGRLLNRVDGSGISDEDLNRQINAIYSIYASAVGSEQIIVQASRFNALKYIHDENPRIRLIGMERLILESREYTHQPADDEIPAILDKLEDKLAEMLARQAVEKQLEEKIADRLDERHQEYVNEIRQEIIEEEMGEGESPANRKKMEKLEAMDKVKLTSTVMQVVRPQSLSEIVGQDRAVKALASRIASPYPQHLILYGPPGVGKTTAARLVLDEAKKLPFTAFGEDAPFVECDGTTLRWDSRDMTNPLIGSVHDPIYQGAQRDLADEGIPEPKPGLVTDAHGGVLFIDEIGELDPMMLNKLLKVLEDKRVHFESAYYDEDAPGIPEYIRKLFKEGAPADFILIGATTRDPSEINPAIRSRCAEVFFDPLQPEHVIEIVNHAAEKLKVHLDDGVARLISEYTMEGRKAVSLLADAYGLAVYEKGSADAPVITLDLMKKTAMASRLSPWYDKVASDIPKVGHIYGLGVAGYWGSTVEIEATAFPAREEGKGTIHFNETAGSMAKDSVATAASVVRELTDKVLSDYDLHVNIVGGGNIDGPSAGSAITAAIISAVEKIPLRQDYAVTGEISLSGEVKPVGGVYEKAFGARQAGMKGILIPEGNRSDIEEGHLGLTVTPVKNIREVLDKMLVRTPKTAGEEPLPV
- the dnaB gene encoding replicative DNA helicase, which codes for MADTKKRGQGDFRREPKPDTSSMILSRVPPQNVDAEKSVLGAMLLDKDAILMAEDKLTPEDFYREADAVIFKAILNLSHRGEPADILTVTEELKRMGRLDDVGGVLYINELPMNVISPKSVDRHADIVAGKAKLRRLIDAAGIIAEEAYSEQDTVEDITDNAEKSILEVTRDERKSDFTPIGEAVQNELEEISRKFRNKETITGIATGFPSLDALTSGFQKGDFIIVAARPSMGKTAFVLNMAKNMSISSAHKHVAFFSLEMSREQLVQRLLCSTALIDSAKLRTGRISTQKEWDQLANAASVLMDAPLYIDDTPGVSVSEIRSKCRRLKAEQGLDIIMIDYLQLMQAKSTARSGDNRQQEISEISRSLKSLARELNVPVIALSQLSRSVEARQDHRPFLSDLRESGSLEQDADMVSFLYREAYYNREIEDDDPRKNETEIILAKNRNGPVDTVKLHFAGQFTLFYEITNQEPPPDMQ
- a CDS encoding uracil-DNA glycosylase, with the protein product MDLFGHEDPEDRLAREKQMSYASHEEIKRAIEACHRCHLRDEGGLGPVLSTGPADAPLMIVGEGPGRVEDDYGGPLIGPSGQLLDKALASVGITRDHVYVTNIVKCRPRGNRTPTIEEGHFCGSIWLAEEIRQVRPKVIIGLGKVALRFFLGRDAGIVRSRGHWIDYHGIPVMPTFHPAYLLRQTGHELVEAKWQVYYDLKAAKERAEEAAPDWVWKSETPPNLLEELAGEREKRHAGGPHF